The Xenorhabdus doucetiae genome has a window encoding:
- the nagB gene encoding glucosamine-6-phosphate deaminase, with translation MRLIPLTTASDVGRWSAHYIVSKINEFKPTTERPFLLGLPTGSTPLTTYKELISLYQAGKVSFKHVVTFNMDEYVGLPEDHPQSYHSFMYQNFFNHIDIPKENINLLNGNAEDIEVECQRYENKIKSYGKIHLFMGGVGNDGHIAFNEPASSLSSRTRIKTLTIETRTANSRFFNNDVEQVPKYALTVGVGTLMDAEEIMILATGMNKAQALQAAVEGNINHMWTVSCLQMHPKSLIVCDEPATMELKVKTVKYFHQLEADIVNEFAS, from the coding sequence ATGAGGCTGATCCCCCTAACGACGGCAAGTGACGTTGGCCGATGGTCTGCTCACTATATTGTGAGTAAGATTAATGAGTTCAAGCCAACGACTGAACGTCCTTTCCTGCTTGGGCTTCCTACCGGCAGCACACCACTGACAACCTATAAGGAACTGATTTCCCTCTATCAAGCGGGAAAAGTGAGCTTCAAGCATGTTGTGACATTTAATATGGATGAATACGTGGGTTTGCCGGAAGATCATCCTCAAAGCTACCACTCATTTATGTACCAAAATTTCTTTAATCATATTGATATCCCAAAAGAAAATATCAATTTGTTAAACGGCAATGCGGAAGATATTGAGGTTGAATGCCAACGTTACGAAAATAAGATCAAATCGTATGGCAAGATACATTTATTTATGGGCGGTGTCGGTAATGATGGACATATTGCCTTTAATGAACCGGCATCGTCTCTTTCTTCACGCACGCGAATCAAGACACTGACCATTGAAACACGGACAGCCAATTCCCGTTTTTTCAACAATGATGTGGAACAGGTTCCCAAATATGCCTTAACCGTGGGTGTGGGCACGTTAATGGATGCCGAAGAAATCATGATCCTGGCAACCGGGATGAATAAGGCGCAAGCCCTGCAAGCGGCGGTCGAAGGGAATATCAACCACATGTGGACAGTCTCCTGTCTCCAGATGCATCCAAAATCACTGATTGTCTGTGATGAACCCGCCACAATGGAACTCAAGGTCAAGACGGTGAAGTATTTCCACCAGTTAGAAGCTGACATCGTTAATGAATTCGCCAGCTAA
- the ubiF gene encoding 3-demethoxyubiquinol 3-hydroxylase: MNNPQQKFDIVVVGAGMIGAATALGLAQEGWRVALLEHANPAPYDADSEPDVRISAISCASVDLLKQLGAWENVLQMRSAPYRKLETWEQNDSNVIFDAESLGLPELGHMVENRILQLALWQAFERYPNLTLFCPAALKSMQRQHENKTWRVALADGTEMDTRLIIGADGARSQVRQLAGIGSKGWQYRQSCMLITVKTDQPQQDTTWQQFFPSGPKAFLPLFDQWASLVWYDSPARIRQLQSMTMAQLEREIFQAFPTRLGKVTPIAAGSFPLTRHHASHYVQAGLVLLGDAAHTINPLAGQGVNLGYRDVDVLLKVLTNAKELLEEWDALPVLIRYQRRRMPDNLVMQAGMDFFHTTFSHDLPGLKTVRNLALMAAQRSGVMKNLALKYALGL; encoded by the coding sequence ATGAATAATCCTCAACAAAAATTCGATATTGTGGTTGTTGGCGCAGGTATGATTGGCGCGGCGACAGCATTGGGATTGGCGCAGGAAGGTTGGCGTGTTGCATTGTTGGAGCACGCCAACCCCGCGCCTTACGATGCGGATAGTGAACCCGATGTTCGCATCTCTGCAATTAGCTGTGCTTCGGTGGATTTATTGAAGCAGTTGGGCGCATGGGAAAATGTCTTGCAAATGCGCAGCGCTCCTTATCGCAAGCTGGAAACTTGGGAGCAAAATGATTCGAACGTCATTTTCGATGCTGAAAGTTTGGGGTTGCCAGAGTTAGGCCACATGGTTGAAAATCGCATCTTACAACTGGCATTGTGGCAGGCGTTTGAGCGTTATCCCAATCTGACCTTGTTTTGTCCCGCAGCGCTGAAATCTATGCAGCGCCAGCATGAGAACAAAACCTGGCGGGTGGCATTGGCGGATGGCACGGAAATGGATACCCGGCTGATAATTGGTGCCGATGGTGCCCGTTCTCAAGTTCGTCAATTGGCCGGTATTGGCAGTAAAGGGTGGCAATATCGGCAGTCGTGTATGCTGATCACCGTCAAGACTGACCAGCCTCAACAAGATACAACATGGCAACAATTTTTCCCTTCTGGCCCCAAGGCTTTTCTGCCATTGTTTGATCAATGGGCTTCATTGGTTTGGTACGATTCTCCGGCGCGTATTCGCCAATTGCAGTCGATGACGATGGCACAACTTGAGCGGGAAATTTTTCAGGCATTTCCCACTCGCTTGGGTAAAGTCACCCCGATTGCCGCAGGTTCATTTCCACTGACCCGTCACCATGCCAGCCATTACGTACAAGCAGGATTGGTTTTGTTGGGCGATGCGGCTCATACCATCAATCCACTGGCAGGGCAGGGCGTGAATTTGGGCTATCGAGATGTGGATGTTTTACTCAAGGTGCTGACCAATGCTAAAGAATTATTGGAAGAGTGGGACGCTTTGCCCGTTTTGATCCGTTATCAACGCCGCAGGATGCCGGATAATTTGGTGATGCAGGCAGGCATGGATTTTTTCCATACCACATTCAGTCATGATTTACCGGGATTGAAAACGGTACGAAATCTGGCATTGATGGCCGCGCAGCGTTCCGGCGTCATGAAAAATCTTGCTTTGAAATATGCGTTGGGGTTGTGA
- the glnS gene encoding glutamine--tRNA ligase, translating into MSEADARPTNFIRQIIDEDLATGKHTSVHTRFPPEPNGYLHIGHAKSICLNFGIAQDYQGQCNLRFDDTNPVKEDIEYVESIKHDVQWLGFQWSGDIRYSSDYFDTLYQYAIELINKGLAYVDELSPEAIREYRGTLKEPGKNSPYRDRSVEENLALFEKMRAGEFAEGKACLRAKIDMASPFIVMRDPVIYRIKFAEHHQSGNKWCIYPMYDFTHCISDALEGITHSICTLEFQDNRRLYDWVLDNITIDCHPRQYEFSRLNLEYTVMSKRKLNQLVTENIVDGWDDPRMPTVSGLRRRGYTSAAIREFCRRIGVTKQDNNVEMAALESCIRDDLNENAPRAMAVLDPVKLVIENMPEGEVILTMPNHPNKPEMGSREVPFSRELYIDRADFREEANRQYKRLVLGKEVRLRNAYVIKAERVEKDAAGNITTIYCQYDEQTLNKDPADGRKVKGVIHWVSAAHGVPAQFYLYDRLFSVANPGAEDDFLSTINPESLVIRKGFVEPGLAKALPETTYQFEREGYFCADSRLSNTEHLVFNRTVGLRDTWAKISQE; encoded by the coding sequence ATGAGTGAGGCAGATGCCCGCCCGACAAACTTTATTCGTCAGATTATTGACGAAGATCTGGCAACGGGTAAACATACATCCGTACATACCCGTTTCCCGCCTGAGCCTAACGGCTATCTGCATATCGGCCATGCCAAGTCGATCTGCCTGAACTTCGGCATCGCTCAAGACTATCAGGGACAATGCAACCTACGTTTTGATGATACCAACCCAGTCAAAGAAGACATCGAGTACGTTGAGTCGATTAAGCATGACGTTCAGTGGTTGGGATTCCAGTGGAGTGGGGATATTCGTTACTCCTCTGACTATTTCGATACCCTGTATCAATACGCCATTGAATTAATCAATAAGGGATTGGCGTATGTCGATGAATTGAGTCCTGAAGCGATCCGTGAATATCGTGGCACGTTAAAAGAACCGGGCAAAAACAGCCCGTATCGTGATCGCAGCGTAGAAGAAAACTTGGCCCTGTTTGAAAAAATGCGTGCCGGTGAATTTGCGGAAGGGAAAGCGTGCCTGCGTGCCAAGATTGATATGGCATCCCCGTTTATTGTGATGCGCGATCCGGTCATTTACCGCATCAAGTTCGCAGAACATCACCAGTCAGGAAATAAATGGTGCATCTATCCGATGTACGATTTCACGCACTGCATTTCCGATGCGCTGGAAGGGATCACCCATTCCATCTGTACGCTGGAATTTCAGGATAACCGCCGTTTGTACGATTGGGTGTTGGATAACATTACGATTGATTGCCATCCACGTCAGTATGAGTTTTCTCGTCTGAACCTGGAATATACGGTGATGTCCAAGCGTAAACTTAACCAACTGGTGACAGAAAACATCGTTGATGGTTGGGATGATCCCCGTATGCCAACCGTTTCTGGCTTACGCCGCCGTGGTTATACTTCGGCGGCTATCCGTGAGTTCTGCCGTCGCATTGGGGTGACTAAACAGGATAACAACGTGGAAATGGCGGCATTGGAATCCTGCATCCGTGATGATCTGAATGAAAATGCACCGCGTGCGATGGCGGTTCTTGATCCGGTGAAACTGGTGATTGAAAACATGCCGGAAGGTGAAGTGATTCTGACGATGCCTAACCATCCGAACAAACCCGAAATGGGCAGCCGCGAAGTGCCGTTCAGCCGTGAACTGTACATTGACCGTGCGGATTTCCGTGAAGAAGCCAACCGTCAATATAAGCGTCTGGTTCTGGGTAAAGAAGTGCGCCTGCGTAACGCTTATGTGATTAAAGCAGAGCGTGTCGAGAAAGATGCGGCAGGCAATATCACGACGATTTATTGCCAGTACGACGAGCAAACCCTGAATAAAGATCCCGCTGATGGCCGCAAGGTCAAGGGTGTCATTCACTGGGTCAGTGCGGCACATGGCGTACCCGCGCAATTTTATCTGTATGACCGCCTGTTCAGCGTGGCCAATCCGGGGGCAGAAGACGACTTCTTGTCTACCATCAATCCAGAGTCGCTGGTGATCCGTAAAGGGTTTGTCGAGCCGGGCTTGGCAAAAGCACTGCCAGAAACAACCTATCAGTTTGAACGTGAAGGTTACTTCTGTGCTGACAGCCGCCTCTCAAATACGGAACATCTGGTCTTTAACCGCACCGTTGGCCTGCGTGATACTTGGGCAAAAATCTCACAAGAGTAA
- the nagC gene encoding DNA-binding transcriptional regulator NagC, whose amino-acid sequence MSNENAQKQIGNIDLVKQLNSAVVYRLIDQHGPISRIQIAEESQLAPASVTKITRQLLERGLIKEVEHQASTGGRRAISIISETRHFHTIGVRLGRHDATVALFDMSGKTLVEALYPVRENTQQEVEKRIIHAIESFIDKNQRRIRELIAISVILPGLVDHDHGIIRYMPHIKVDNWPLVKHLKAYFNTVCFIGHDIRSLALAESYFGATRDCEDSILVRIHRGTGAGVIVSNNILLNKRGNLGEIGHIQIDPLGERCHCGNFGCLETIASNSAIESKVQHQLRQGFPSQLALNNCNIHAICLAANAGDPLATEVIRQVGHYLGKAISIAINLFNPQKVVIAGEITEAEQILLPTIKSSINTQVLKAFREDLSVVVSELNHCSAIGAFALTKRAMLNGVLLQHLLGG is encoded by the coding sequence ATGAGTAATGAAAACGCGCAGAAGCAAATTGGTAATATTGACCTGGTCAAACAACTCAATAGTGCTGTGGTCTATCGGCTGATTGATCAGCATGGGCCAATATCACGCATCCAGATCGCAGAAGAGAGCCAGCTTGCTCCTGCCAGCGTAACCAAAATTACTCGTCAGTTGTTGGAACGGGGCCTGATAAAAGAGGTCGAACATCAGGCGTCCACTGGTGGAAGGCGCGCCATCTCCATTATTAGCGAAACACGGCATTTCCATACGATTGGCGTCCGGCTTGGGCGCCATGATGCAACTGTGGCGCTGTTCGATATGAGCGGCAAGACGTTGGTGGAAGCTCTCTATCCTGTACGGGAAAACACACAGCAGGAAGTCGAAAAGCGAATTATTCACGCCATTGAAAGTTTCATTGACAAAAACCAGCGCCGTATCCGTGAACTGATTGCCATTTCCGTCATTCTTCCTGGTCTGGTTGACCATGACCACGGTATCATCCGCTATATGCCCCATATTAAGGTCGATAACTGGCCTCTGGTTAAGCACCTCAAAGCGTATTTCAATACCGTCTGCTTTATTGGGCATGATATTCGCAGCCTGGCATTGGCAGAAAGTTATTTCGGGGCAACGCGTGATTGTGAGGATTCCATTCTCGTGCGCATTCATCGTGGTACAGGGGCCGGTGTTATCGTTAGCAACAATATTCTGCTCAACAAACGCGGCAATTTGGGTGAAATCGGCCATATCCAGATCGATCCTTTAGGTGAACGCTGCCATTGCGGTAATTTTGGTTGTCTGGAGACCATCGCTTCCAATTCAGCAATAGAGTCCAAAGTACAACATCAATTACGCCAAGGTTTCCCAAGCCAGCTTGCCTTGAATAATTGTAATATCCATGCAATTTGCCTTGCCGCCAATGCGGGAGATCCTCTGGCAACAGAAGTCATCAGGCAAGTAGGGCACTACCTTGGCAAGGCCATTTCAATAGCGATTAACCTGTTTAATCCTCAAAAGGTAGTGATTGCAGGGGAAATCACTGAAGCAGAGCAGATATTGCTGCCGACGATTAAAAGCAGCATCAATACCCAAGTATTAAAAGCATTCCGCGAAGATCTCTCCGTGGTGGTTTCTGAGCTAAATCACTGTTCAGCGATTGGTGCATTCGCACTCACGAAACGGGCAATGCTGAATGGTGTCCTGTTGCAACATCTTCTTGGAGGATAA
- a CDS encoding beta-N-acetylhexosaminidase, translating into MKTLKLRTLAALITAVGLIGSTHAEMASPISSQQPMSSQQIVDLLSQLKVNFSVIDNQAGSHGTDCAMLGADSAVCNRVNIILRNGDQAINTSDWALYFHSIRQILKLDNDQYKITPITGDLHKLEPTQKFTGIKANEKVVLPIIGEYWQIFSTDFMPRWYATSGNAKPKVLANTDTENISEFLSDLKGEQWKRTTTDNNLLMTPENRFAKNQQVATISEDKLRGQIIPTPKELAIHSQDVDLSRGVKLELGGLNSESINVIRERFQARDIKLTDQGYHIATQINANQFTGPWRVKGAYLLEITTKGTKIVAFDQSGVFYGLQSLFSLLPANGVPKMATLTAKDAPRFEYRGIFLDVGRNFHSKAAVLRLLDQMSHYKLNKFHFHLSDDEGWRLEIPGLPELTEIGSQRCHDLSETQCLLPQLGSGPDNHNMGSGYFSRQDYIDILNYAKARQIDVIPEIDLPAHARAAVVSMEARYKKLMAQGKEQEANEYRLLDPTDTSNTTSVQFYDRHSYLNPCLNSSKRFIDKVISEIVAMHKEAGLPLNTWHFGGDEAKNIRLGAGYQDKDGQIVPGKGIINQKIEDKPWAKSQACQKLVAQGVVKDVDELASYFAIEVSKIVNAHGISTMQAWQDGLKHAKSAKEFATKQVAVNFWDTLYWGGTDSVNDWANKGYRVVISSPDYVYLDMPYEVHPQERGYYWATRFNDEAKIFSFAPNNLPQNAETSVDRDGNHFNSHSNKRWPGAYGLSGQSWSETVRTDEQMEYMIYPRLLPLAERAWHQAEWEQNYQQGREYKGGITHYVDTVRLQQDWERFANLMGQRELAKLDKAKIAYRLPVPGGKIVAGTLEANIALPGVVIQYSLDKGKTWQDYNDRQRPHVSGNVKIRSVSTDGKRFSRIDEVKF; encoded by the coding sequence ATGAAAACCCTTAAATTACGTACCTTGGCAGCACTTATTACGGCAGTTGGATTGATAGGCAGTACCCATGCAGAAATGGCATCACCAATATCATCACAACAACCCATGTCATCACAGCAGATCGTAGATTTACTCAGTCAGTTAAAGGTTAATTTCAGCGTCATTGATAATCAGGCGGGTTCACATGGTACAGATTGCGCCATGCTTGGTGCGGATTCGGCGGTCTGTAATCGCGTCAATATTATTTTGCGCAACGGTGATCAGGCCATCAATACTTCAGATTGGGCGCTCTATTTTCACAGTATTCGCCAGATCCTGAAACTGGATAATGATCAGTACAAAATTACCCCTATCACAGGTGACTTACATAAACTGGAACCGACGCAGAAATTTACCGGCATCAAGGCCAATGAAAAGGTCGTATTACCGATTATTGGCGAATACTGGCAGATTTTCAGTACCGATTTTATGCCGCGTTGGTATGCCACTTCCGGTAATGCTAAGCCGAAGGTATTGGCAAATACCGATACGGAGAATATCAGCGAATTTTTATCTGATCTGAAAGGCGAACAGTGGAAACGTACCACAACGGATAACAATCTCCTGATGACACCCGAAAACCGCTTTGCCAAAAATCAGCAGGTAGCAACAATCAGCGAGGATAAACTGAGAGGGCAGATTATTCCGACACCGAAAGAACTTGCCATTCATTCTCAGGATGTGGATTTATCCCGTGGCGTGAAATTAGAGTTGGGCGGATTGAACAGCGAATCGATTAACGTGATCAGGGAACGTTTCCAGGCCCGTGACATTAAATTAACCGATCAGGGTTATCACATAGCGACGCAAATCAACGCCAACCAATTTACCGGGCCTTGGCGGGTAAAGGGGGCGTATTTATTGGAGATTACCACCAAAGGAACAAAAATCGTCGCGTTTGATCAGTCCGGCGTGTTCTATGGCCTGCAATCACTGTTTTCCCTGCTTCCTGCCAACGGCGTTCCCAAGATGGCTACGCTGACGGCAAAAGACGCACCGCGGTTTGAATATCGTGGGATATTCCTTGATGTTGGACGAAATTTCCATAGCAAAGCCGCCGTTCTGCGTCTGCTTGACCAAATGTCTCACTATAAGCTGAACAAATTCCATTTTCATTTAAGTGACGATGAAGGCTGGCGTTTGGAAATCCCTGGGTTACCGGAATTGACTGAAATCGGCAGTCAGCGCTGCCATGATTTGAGTGAAACTCAGTGCTTGTTGCCGCAATTGGGATCGGGGCCGGATAATCACAATATGGGCAGTGGTTATTTTAGCCGTCAGGATTACATTGATATTCTGAACTATGCCAAAGCCCGCCAGATAGACGTCATTCCGGAAATTGATCTCCCCGCCCATGCGCGTGCTGCGGTGGTATCGATGGAAGCGCGTTATAAGAAACTCATGGCGCAGGGCAAGGAGCAGGAAGCCAATGAATATCGCCTGCTTGATCCGACAGACACCTCGAATACCACCTCCGTCCAGTTCTATGATCGCCACAGTTATCTTAATCCGTGCCTGAATTCTTCAAAGCGGTTTATCGATAAAGTCATCAGTGAAATTGTTGCCATGCACAAAGAAGCGGGGCTGCCATTGAATACATGGCATTTTGGTGGTGATGAGGCGAAAAATATTCGTTTGGGGGCAGGATATCAGGATAAAGATGGGCAGATTGTGCCGGGCAAGGGAATTATCAACCAGAAAATCGAAGATAAGCCGTGGGCGAAATCTCAGGCTTGTCAGAAGCTGGTTGCGCAAGGTGTTGTTAAAGATGTTGATGAACTCGCCAGTTATTTTGCGATTGAAGTCAGCAAAATCGTCAATGCCCACGGTATCAGCACAATGCAAGCATGGCAGGATGGCCTGAAACACGCCAAATCAGCCAAAGAGTTCGCCACTAAACAGGTTGCAGTGAATTTCTGGGATACCTTGTATTGGGGAGGCACGGATTCAGTCAATGACTGGGCGAATAAGGGCTATCGGGTGGTTATTTCCAGCCCGGATTATGTCTATTTAGATATGCCCTATGAAGTCCATCCGCAAGAGCGGGGCTATTATTGGGCAACGCGCTTTAATGATGAAGCGAAAATTTTCAGCTTTGCACCAAACAACCTGCCACAAAATGCGGAAACCTCAGTGGATCGCGATGGTAACCACTTTAATTCCCATAGCAATAAACGCTGGCCGGGGGCTTATGGCCTGTCGGGGCAGTCATGGAGCGAAACTGTGCGTACCGATGAACAAATGGAATATATGATCTATCCTCGCTTACTGCCGCTGGCGGAACGGGCATGGCATCAGGCAGAATGGGAGCAGAATTATCAGCAGGGCAGGGAATATAAGGGGGGAATAACGCACTATGTTGATACTGTGCGATTGCAACAAGACTGGGAACGTTTCGCCAATCTGATGGGGCAGCGTGAGCTGGCTAAACTGGATAAAGCCAAAATAGCCTATCGCCTGCCTGTGCCGGGCGGCAAAATTGTTGCTGGCACACTGGAAGCCAATATCGCATTACCGGGGGTGGTTATCCAATACTCACTGGATAAGGGGAAAACATGGCAGGATTACAATGACAGGCAGCGGCCGCATGTCAGCGGCAATGTAAAAATTCGTTCTGTCAGTACGGATGGAAAACGTTTTAGCCGTATAGACGAAGTGAAATTTTAA
- the fur gene encoding ferric iron uptake transcriptional regulator — MTDNNKALKNAGLKVTLPRLKILEVLQDPECHHVSAEDLYKKLIDIGEEIGLATVYRVLNQFDDAGIVTRHNFEGGKSVFELTQQHHHDHLICLDCGKVIEFNDEFIEERQKNIADRYGIKLSNHSLYLYGHCATGDCRKDNALHDEKAG, encoded by the coding sequence ATGACCGACAACAATAAAGCATTGAAAAATGCTGGACTTAAAGTAACACTTCCGCGCTTGAAAATTTTGGAAGTGCTACAGGACCCAGAATGCCATCATGTCAGTGCGGAGGATCTCTACAAAAAACTGATTGATATCGGTGAAGAGATTGGCCTCGCCACTGTCTATCGCGTGTTGAACCAGTTCGATGATGCCGGCATTGTTACACGCCACAATTTTGAAGGTGGTAAATCGGTTTTTGAACTCACTCAGCAACATCACCATGACCACCTGATTTGTCTCGACTGCGGTAAAGTCATTGAATTTAATGATGAGTTTATTGAAGAGCGCCAGAAAAACATCGCTGACCGTTATGGCATTAAGCTCTCAAACCACAGCCTCTATTTATATGGTCACTGTGCTACTGGTGATTGCCGCAAAGATAACGCGCTTCATGATGAAAAGGCAGGATAA
- the miaB gene encoding tRNA (N6-isopentenyl adenosine(37)-C2)-methylthiotransferase MiaB yields the protein MSTIKKLYIKTWGCQMNEYDSSKMADLLETTHGYQLTDIAEEADILLLNTCSIREKAQEKVFHQLGRWKGLKDKNPEIIIGVGGCVASQEGDFIRQRAPSVDIIFGPQTLHRLPEMINHVKGTRSPVVDISFPEIEKFDRLPEPRAEGPSAFVSIMEGCNKYCTFCVVPYTRGEEVSRPCDDVLFEIAQLAAQGVREVNLLGQNVNAYRGATFDGGICSFAELLRLVAAIDGIDRIRFTTSHPIEFTDDIIAVYEDTPELVSYLHLPVQSGSDRILTLMKRAHTALEYKGIIRRLRKARPDILISSDFIIGFPGETQDDFEKTMKLIADVNFDMSFSFVYSARPGTPAADLPDDVSEEEKKQRLYLLQQRINQQAMSFSRAMLGSTQRILVEGPSRKNIMELSGRTENNRVVNFEGAPDMIGKFVDVEIVDVYANSLRGKVIRTEDEMDLRIHESPESVIARTRKEDELGVGVYQP from the coding sequence ATGTCGACGATAAAAAAACTGTATATTAAAACCTGGGGCTGTCAGATGAATGAATATGATTCATCCAAGATGGCCGATTTGCTGGAAACCACGCACGGTTATCAGTTAACCGATATCGCCGAAGAAGCAGATATCTTACTCCTGAATACCTGTTCAATCCGTGAAAAGGCGCAGGAAAAAGTCTTTCACCAACTTGGCCGCTGGAAAGGCCTGAAAGATAAAAACCCTGAAATCATTATTGGCGTGGGTGGCTGTGTTGCTTCTCAGGAAGGCGATTTCATTCGCCAGCGCGCACCCAGCGTCGATATTATTTTTGGGCCGCAAACCCTGCACCGCCTGCCCGAAATGATTAATCACGTAAAAGGCACTCGCAGCCCGGTCGTTGACATCAGTTTCCCTGAAATTGAAAAATTTGACCGCCTGCCGGAACCGCGTGCCGAAGGCCCAAGCGCATTCGTTTCCATCATGGAAGGCTGCAATAAGTACTGTACCTTCTGCGTCGTACCTTACACCCGTGGGGAAGAAGTCAGCCGCCCTTGTGACGATGTGTTATTTGAGATTGCACAACTTGCTGCACAAGGTGTACGTGAAGTTAATCTGCTCGGTCAAAATGTGAATGCCTATCGGGGTGCAACGTTTGATGGCGGGATCTGCTCCTTTGCCGAGTTGTTACGTCTGGTGGCGGCCATTGACGGTATCGACCGGATTCGCTTTACCACCAGCCACCCTATTGAGTTTACTGACGATATTATCGCCGTCTACGAAGATACACCTGAGCTGGTCAGCTACCTGCACCTGCCCGTCCAGAGTGGTTCTGACCGCATACTGACCTTGATGAAACGTGCCCATACTGCGCTGGAATATAAAGGCATCATTCGCCGGCTGCGCAAGGCGCGTCCTGACATCCTGATCAGTTCTGACTTCATCATTGGTTTTCCGGGCGAAACTCAGGATGATTTTGAAAAAACCATGAAACTGATTGCCGATGTTAACTTCGACATGAGTTTTAGCTTCGTCTATTCAGCGCGCCCAGGCACCCCCGCTGCCGATTTGCCCGATGACGTCAGTGAAGAAGAGAAAAAACAGCGTTTATACCTGCTCCAGCAACGCATTAACCAACAAGCCATGAGTTTCAGCCGCGCCATGCTTGGCAGCACGCAACGTATTCTGGTTGAAGGGCCATCACGCAAAAATATCATGGAACTCTCTGGCCGTACCGAAAATAACCGCGTGGTTAACTTTGAGGGAGCGCCTGACATGATCGGCAAATTTGTTGATGTCGAAATTGTTGACGTATACGCCAATTCCCTGCGTGGTAAAGTCATCCGTACTGAAGATGAAATGGATCTACGCATCCATGAGTCACCTGAATCCGTCATTGCTCGTACTCGTAAGGAAGATGAGCTCGGCGTTGGCGTTTATCAGCCTTAA
- the nagA gene encoding N-acetylglucosamine-6-phosphate deacetylase: MYALTNGIIYTGYDRLDNHAVIIAEGLIKQVCPVNELPEEIEKHDLQGANLAPGFIDLQVNGCGGVQFNERLEDLSEETLHTMQKTNQRYGCTSFLPTLITSPDEFMIKAIEVMRAYLKNNPNQALGLHLEGPYINPIKKGTHNTAYIRKPTPEMVNYLCLNADVITKITLAPEMVEDQYIQQLAEAGITVSAGHSNATYEEARHGFQNGITFSTHLYNAMPPISGRQPGLVSAIYDSSDVYAGIICDGMHVSWPNIRNSKRLKNEKLILVTDAIVPAGLSHDAMEQFTFANKTIYYRNGLCVDGNGTLSGSSITMIDCVKNSVEHVGIALDETLRMVTLYPARAIGVDKYLGTIEPGKVANLTAFTHNFNIVKTIVNGNEIKLP, translated from the coding sequence ATGTACGCATTAACTAATGGAATTATTTATACCGGATATGACCGGCTTGATAACCATGCAGTCATCATCGCAGAGGGTTTAATTAAGCAAGTCTGTCCGGTAAACGAGTTGCCAGAAGAGATTGAGAAACACGATTTACAGGGCGCAAATCTCGCCCCCGGATTTATTGATCTACAAGTGAATGGTTGTGGTGGTGTCCAGTTTAATGAACGATTGGAAGATCTGTCAGAAGAGACGCTGCATACCATGCAGAAAACTAATCAGCGCTACGGTTGTACCAGTTTCCTGCCCACCCTTATCACCAGCCCCGATGAATTCATGATAAAAGCCATTGAAGTGATGCGCGCCTATCTGAAAAACAATCCCAATCAAGCATTAGGACTGCATTTGGAAGGGCCTTATATCAATCCAATAAAAAAGGGCACTCACAATACTGCTTATATCCGCAAGCCCACGCCTGAAATGGTCAATTACCTGTGCCTGAATGCGGATGTTATCACCAAGATAACCCTCGCGCCTGAAATGGTAGAAGACCAATATATTCAGCAACTGGCCGAAGCGGGCATAACTGTTTCTGCGGGTCATTCCAATGCGACTTATGAAGAAGCGCGTCATGGTTTCCAAAATGGCATTACTTTCTCTACTCATTTATATAATGCCATGCCGCCGATTTCTGGCCGCCAGCCTGGATTGGTCAGTGCCATTTATGATTCCTCAGACGTCTATGCCGGCATTATCTGTGATGGGATGCATGTTTCATGGCCAAATATCCGCAATTCCAAGCGATTAAAAAATGAAAAACTGATCTTGGTCACAGACGCTATTGTTCCTGCCGGGCTTTCCCACGATGCCATGGAACAATTTACCTTTGCTAATAAAACAATATATTATCGAAACGGCTTATGTGTTGATGGAAATGGAACACTGAGCGGCTCATCAATCACCATGATTGATTGTGTCAAAAATAGTGTGGAACATGTTGGTATTGCTTTGGATGAAACGTTGCGCATGGTGACGCTTTACCCGGCTAGAGCAATCGGTGTTGATAAATACCTCGGCACGATTGAACCCGGCAAGGTCGCGAATCTGACCGCATTTACTCACAATTTCAACATCGTCAAGACTATTGTTAACGGAAATGAAATCAAACTACCGTGA